Proteins found in one Pempheris klunzingeri isolate RE-2024b chromosome 6, fPemKlu1.hap1, whole genome shotgun sequence genomic segment:
- the fam43a gene encoding protein FAM43A, producing MLPWKKNKFDLIEEDKQSKQKGYAVSLNYSALTSFAKSCPESALNRVGSMFKSKRKKVKITSEDPTYTVLYLGNATTIQSKGDGCTDVAVSKIWGKSEMGKNGTKMRLTISSQGIRMVHVDDKARRPGHLYLLHRITYCVADPRLPKIFAWIYRHEMKHKAVMLRCHAVLVSKPEKAKAMALLLYQTSATALAEFKRLKRRDDARHQQQQLIGEQTIPLVPLRKLLNGQCYYKPPVERSRSAPKLGSITEDLVGEEEEEKAMHFECEDILDTDDDCVANGKQELTQIINDLGEMSIGNDVQTLKSDLRVTRLLSGESTGSESSIESNQEPPPLSNGFEEIKVQEIA from the coding sequence ATGCTGCCGTGGAAGAAGAATAAGTTCGACCTGATTGAGGAAGACAAGCAGTCCAAGCAGAAGGGCTATGCGGTGAGCCTCAACTACTCTGCGCTCACCTCCTTCGCCAAGTCCTGCCCCGAGAGCGCGCTCAACAGGGTGGGCAGCATGTTCAAGTCCAAGAGGAAAAAGGTGAAGATCACCAGCGAGGACCCCACGTACACGGTGCTCTACCTGGGGAACGCCACCACCATCCAGTCCAAAGGGGACGGCTGCACGGACGTGGCGGTGAGCAAGATCTGGGGCAAGAGCGAAATGGGCAAGAACGGCACCAAGATGAGGCTGACCATCAGCTCGCAGGGCATCCGGATGGTGCATGTGGACGACAAGGCCAGGAGGCCGGGACACTTGTACTTGCTGCACCGGATAACCTACTGCGTCGCGGACCCGAGGCTACCCAAGATTTTCGCCTGGATTTACAGGCACGAGATGAAGCACAAGGCCGTGATGCTGCGCTGCCACGCAGTGCTGGTGTCCAAGCCGGAGAAGGCAAAGGCCATGGCGCTGCTGCTGTACCAGACCTCGGCCACGGCGCTGGCTGAGTTCAAAAGACTAAAACGGAGGGACGATGCCaggcaccagcagcagcagctcatagGGGAACAAACCATCCCGTTGGTGCCTCTTAGGAAGCTGCTGAACGGACAGTGTTACTACAAACCACCGGTGGAGCGCAGCCGGAGCGCGCCCAAGCTGGGCTCCATCACAGAGGACTTGgtcggggaggaggaggaggagaaagcgATGCACTTTGAGTGTGAAGACATTCTGGACACGGACGATGACTGTGTAGCCAACGGCAAACAGGAGttgacacagattattaatgaCTTGGGAGAGATGAGCATAGGAAACGACGTGCAGACGCTGAAATCGGATCTCAGAGTCACCAGACTTCTCTCTGGAGAGAGCACGGGCAGTGAATCCTCCATAGAGAGCAACCAGGAGCCGCCTCCGCTCTCTAATGGGTTTGaggagataaaggtgcaggaaATTGCCTGA
- the lsg1 gene encoding large subunit GTPase 1 homolog isoform X2, whose protein sequence is MGKKKAGGGGGGLGRALIKERLQMGRGNRRNDSWLHTSELNDGYDWGRLNLQSVTEQSSMDDFLATAELAGTEFVAEKLNIRFVPAEARAGLLTAEEKTQLQKLHEDNKHFLRIPRRPHWDEGTSSEALQQAEKDSFLEWRRELAQLEEEQKLILTPFERNLEFWRQLWRVIERSDVVIQIVDARNPLLFRCPDLELYVKEVSENKVNMLLVNKADLLTREQRRAWARHFEKEGLRAVFWSALAESNRLDAEDKGMEVEDPECAESDPEEEGQPDNDDLTHKGADGEEAVKAAEEDEEGEDSGTEDEQQNEINVDEEDWHTCSEDEDEEGKGTAGSSFHNSSRLLHKDELLDMFKAVHNGARCKEGQLTVGLVGYPNVGKSSTINTILRNKKVSVSATPGHTKHFQTLYVESGLCLCDCPGLVMPSFVSTKAEMICSGILPIDQMRDHVPAICHICQTIPRHVLEGTYGINIIRPREDEDPDRNPTSEELLMAYGYMRGFMTSHGQPDQSRSARYILKDYVSGKLLHCHPPPHINDEDFQPQHKKFLNRDSDDCDHSTPTNKHRIKRIENVVDKNFFHQENVRALSKGVQSVMGYKPGCGPVGPAKVGSEMVVGKPWKKHGNRNKKEKVRRLNKHLDA, encoded by the exons ATGGGTAAGAAGAAGGCGGGCGGAGGAGGCGGAGGACTGGGCAGAGCTCTGATAAAGGAGAGACTCCAGATGGGCCGAGGCAACAGGAGGAACGACTCATGG CTCCACACCAGCGAGCTGAATGATGGCTATGACTGGGGACGCCTGAACCTGCAGTCAGTGACAGAACAGAGCTCCATGGATGACTTTCTGGCCACTGCTGAATTGGCAGGGACAGAATTTGTTGCAG agaaaCTCAACATTAGGTTTGTGCCAGCCGAAGCTAGAGCAGGATTATTAACAGCTGAGGAGAAAACCCAGCTGCAGAAGCTTCATGAAGACAACAAGCATTTCCTCAGGATTCCTCGACG CCCCCACTGGGATGAAGGTACCAGTTCAGAGGCGCTTCAGCAAGCAGAGAAAGACAGCTTCTTGGAGTGGAGACGAGAGCTTGCACA GCTGGAAGAGGAACAGAAGTTAATTCTCACTCCATTCGAGAGGAATCTGGAGTTCTGGAGGCAATTGTGGAGAGTGATTGAGAGGag TGACGTCGTCATTCAAATCGTTGATGCCAGAAATCCGTTGCTGTTCAGATGTCCTGACCTG GAGTTGTACGTAAAGGAAGTGTCAGAGAATAAAGTGAACATGCTGTTGGTGAACAAGGCAGACCTCCTGACCAGGGAGCAGAGGCGAGCCTGGGCCAGACACTTTGAGAAAGAGGGACTGAGGGCAGTTTTCTGGTCTGCTCTGGCTGAGAGCAACAGACTGGATGCAGAGGACAAG GGCATGGAAGTAGAGGATCCAGAGTGCGCAGAGAGTGACCCAGAAGAGGAAGGACAGCCAGACAATGACGACTTGACCCACAAAGGGGCAGATGGAGAGGAGGCGGTGAAGGCGGcggaggaggacgaagagggAGAAGACAGTGGTACGGAGGACGAGCAGCAGAATGAGATAAACGTAGATGAGGAGGACTGGCACACATGCTcagaagatgaggatgaggaaggaaAAGGGACTGCTGGTTCATCCTTCCACAACTCCAGCCGTCTGCTGCACAAGGATGAGCTGCTGGACATGTTTAAGGCTGTTCACAATGGGGCCAGGTGTAAAGAAGGACAACTGACGGTGGGCCTG GTTGGGTATCCTAATGTGGGAAAGAGTTCCACCATCAACACTATTCTAAGGAACAAGAAGGTGTCTGTTTCAGCCACTCCTGGACACACTAAGCACTTTCAG ACTCTGTATGTGGAGTCAGGCCTGTGCCTCTGTGACTGCCCAGGTCTGGTCATGCCCTCCTTTGTGTCTACCAAAGCTGAGATGATCTGCTCTGGGATCCTGCCCATCGACCAGATGAGAGATCACGTACCTGCA ATTTGTCACATATGTCAGACGATCCCTCGGCATGTGTTAGAAGGCACCTACGGCATCAACATCATCCGACCCAGAGAAGACGAAGACCCTGACAGGAACCCCACctctgaggagctgctgatggCTTATGGAT ACATGAGAGGCTTTATGACTTCGCACGGCCAGCCTGATCAGTCCAGATCAGCCCGGTACATCTTGAAGGATTATGTCAGT GGCAAGCTTCTGCACTGCCATCCTCCTCCACATATTAATGACGAAGACTTCCAGCCACAGCACAAGAAATTCCTAAATAGAGACTCGGACGACTGCGACCACTCCACACCAACAAATAAACATAGAATCAAGAGAATTGAAAATGTGGTCGACAAGAACTTCTTCCATCAG GAGAATGTACGGGCGCTCTCCAAGGGGGTTCAGTCTGTCATGGGCTACAAACCAGGTTGTGGACCTGTCGGCCCAGCAAAAGTTGGGTCAGAGATGGTGGTGGGAAAACCCTGGAAAAAACACGGAAACAGGAACAAGAAGGAGAAAGTACGTCGTCTTAACAAGCATCTGGATGCCTGA
- the lsg1 gene encoding large subunit GTPase 1 homolog isoform X1: MGKKKAGGGGGGLGRALIKERLQMGRGNRRNDSWLHTSELNDGYDWGRLNLQSVTEQSSMDDFLATAELAGTEFVAEKLNIRFVPAEARAGLLTAEEKTQLQKLHEDNKHFLRIPRRPHWDEGTSSEALQQAEKDSFLEWRRELAQLEEEQKLILTPFERNLEFWRQLWRVIERSDVVIQIVDARNPLLFRCPDLELYVKEVSENKVNMLLVNKADLLTREQRRAWARHFEKEGLRAVFWSALAESNRLDAEDKGMEVEDPECAESDPEEEGQPDNDDLTHKGADGEEAVKAAEEDEEGEDSGTEDEQQNEINVDEEDWHTCSEDEDEEGKGTAGSSFHNSSRLLHKDELLDMFKAVHNGARCKEGQLTVGLVGYPNVGKSSTINTILRNKKVSVSATPGHTKHFQTLYVESGLCLCDCPGLVMPSFVSTKAEMICSGILPIDQMRDHVPAVSLISFTIPRHVLEGTYGINIIRPREDEDPDRNPTSEELLMAYGYMRGFMTSHGQPDQSRSARYILKDYVSGKLLHCHPPPHINDEDFQPQHKKFLNRDSDDCDHSTPTNKHRIKRIENVVDKNFFHQENVRALSKGVQSVMGYKPGCGPVGPAKVGSEMVVGKPWKKHGNRNKKEKVRRLNKHLDA; this comes from the exons ATGGGTAAGAAGAAGGCGGGCGGAGGAGGCGGAGGACTGGGCAGAGCTCTGATAAAGGAGAGACTCCAGATGGGCCGAGGCAACAGGAGGAACGACTCATGG CTCCACACCAGCGAGCTGAATGATGGCTATGACTGGGGACGCCTGAACCTGCAGTCAGTGACAGAACAGAGCTCCATGGATGACTTTCTGGCCACTGCTGAATTGGCAGGGACAGAATTTGTTGCAG agaaaCTCAACATTAGGTTTGTGCCAGCCGAAGCTAGAGCAGGATTATTAACAGCTGAGGAGAAAACCCAGCTGCAGAAGCTTCATGAAGACAACAAGCATTTCCTCAGGATTCCTCGACG CCCCCACTGGGATGAAGGTACCAGTTCAGAGGCGCTTCAGCAAGCAGAGAAAGACAGCTTCTTGGAGTGGAGACGAGAGCTTGCACA GCTGGAAGAGGAACAGAAGTTAATTCTCACTCCATTCGAGAGGAATCTGGAGTTCTGGAGGCAATTGTGGAGAGTGATTGAGAGGag TGACGTCGTCATTCAAATCGTTGATGCCAGAAATCCGTTGCTGTTCAGATGTCCTGACCTG GAGTTGTACGTAAAGGAAGTGTCAGAGAATAAAGTGAACATGCTGTTGGTGAACAAGGCAGACCTCCTGACCAGGGAGCAGAGGCGAGCCTGGGCCAGACACTTTGAGAAAGAGGGACTGAGGGCAGTTTTCTGGTCTGCTCTGGCTGAGAGCAACAGACTGGATGCAGAGGACAAG GGCATGGAAGTAGAGGATCCAGAGTGCGCAGAGAGTGACCCAGAAGAGGAAGGACAGCCAGACAATGACGACTTGACCCACAAAGGGGCAGATGGAGAGGAGGCGGTGAAGGCGGcggaggaggacgaagagggAGAAGACAGTGGTACGGAGGACGAGCAGCAGAATGAGATAAACGTAGATGAGGAGGACTGGCACACATGCTcagaagatgaggatgaggaaggaaAAGGGACTGCTGGTTCATCCTTCCACAACTCCAGCCGTCTGCTGCACAAGGATGAGCTGCTGGACATGTTTAAGGCTGTTCACAATGGGGCCAGGTGTAAAGAAGGACAACTGACGGTGGGCCTG GTTGGGTATCCTAATGTGGGAAAGAGTTCCACCATCAACACTATTCTAAGGAACAAGAAGGTGTCTGTTTCAGCCACTCCTGGACACACTAAGCACTTTCAG ACTCTGTATGTGGAGTCAGGCCTGTGCCTCTGTGACTGCCCAGGTCTGGTCATGCCCTCCTTTGTGTCTACCAAAGCTGAGATGATCTGCTCTGGGATCCTGCCCATCGACCAGATGAGAGATCACGTACCTGCAGTCTCACTTATATCCTTT ACGATCCCTCGGCATGTGTTAGAAGGCACCTACGGCATCAACATCATCCGACCCAGAGAAGACGAAGACCCTGACAGGAACCCCACctctgaggagctgctgatggCTTATGGAT ACATGAGAGGCTTTATGACTTCGCACGGCCAGCCTGATCAGTCCAGATCAGCCCGGTACATCTTGAAGGATTATGTCAGT GGCAAGCTTCTGCACTGCCATCCTCCTCCACATATTAATGACGAAGACTTCCAGCCACAGCACAAGAAATTCCTAAATAGAGACTCGGACGACTGCGACCACTCCACACCAACAAATAAACATAGAATCAAGAGAATTGAAAATGTGGTCGACAAGAACTTCTTCCATCAG GAGAATGTACGGGCGCTCTCCAAGGGGGTTCAGTCTGTCATGGGCTACAAACCAGGTTGTGGACCTGTCGGCCCAGCAAAAGTTGGGTCAGAGATGGTGGTGGGAAAACCCTGGAAAAAACACGGAAACAGGAACAAGAAGGAGAAAGTACGTCGTCTTAACAAGCATCTGGATGCCTGA
- the tmem44 gene encoding transmembrane protein 44, whose translation MGERALARGNPNTFFSSLIEFCADSAAVCFSNDADKLCVPVGLILVSALLLLVSCLLLVYQRCRFRGGNPRESDTFLYSLLGNLCSTTGAILSRQLHIQILIGAFAAAMDAVYLMSCCFPVLLCWNSKTERRRRMMRSRRRQHLLAVCVLMVVAGGFLQSRITHSPADRPLIRRRLLHFALHDNTEILGYILGLLSLVIACISRFPALCRAYRGQILTWAHILSGLLCSLAGALYAAAILLYDTHFGFLLRVMPWLLSAISCVSLDLLILVVHWCKRGTRQQLTSFSPDTESLLGGSGIPTEDNTVIKKQRRYQGHSSAQTKTKNVQKMTEMGRYLDVRVQPARKICLKEVMSKEEVENCPLNSSVRVIRVNSFCSSDTSYGSSPVSSDLEWDFEEANAQWSEPTAKQPEGNTFSLQGWLTNP comes from the exons ATGGGGGAACGTGCGTTGGCGAGAGGAAATCCCAACACTTTCTTCTCCAGTCTGATTGAATTCTGCGCGGATTCAGCCGCCGTCTGTTTCTCCAATGACGCAGACAAACTTTGCGTCCCCGTTGGCCTCATCCTGGTGTCGGCGCTGCTTTTACTGGTCTCGTGCCTTCT GCTCGTGTATCAGAGGTGCAGATTCCGGGGAGGAAATCCGAGAGAAAGCGACACTTTCCTCTACAGCCTCCTCGGTAATCTATGCAGCACGACAGGAGCCATTCTGTCCAGACAGCTTCACATTCAG ATTTTAATAGGTGCTTTTGCTGCTGCAATGGATGCTGTCTATCTCATGTCTTGCTGCTTCCCTGTGCTCCTGTGCTGGAACTCAAAGACAG AGAGGAGGCGGCGGATGATGAGGAGCCGAAGGAGGCAGCACCTCCTTGCGGTGTGCGTGCTGATGGTGGTTGCGGGGGGTTTTCTGCAGTCCAGGATCACCCACAGCCCAGCAGACAGACCTCTCATCAGGAGAAGACTGCTGCATTTCGCCCTCCAT gACAACACTGAAATCCTGGGTTACATACTTGGCCTGCTGTCCCTTGTCATCGCCTGTATTTCCAGGTTCCCTGCACTCTGCAGAGCA taCAGAGGGCAGATATTGACTTGGGCCCACATATTGTCTGGACTGCTGTGCTCACTGGCTGGTGCCCTCTATGCTGCCGCCATACTCCTTTATGATACTCACTTTGGGTTTCTCCTAAGAGTCATGCCATGGCTGCTGTCAGCAATATCCTGTGTATCCCTGGACCTCCTT ATTCTAGTCGTCCATTGGTGCAAGAGAGGAACCAGACAGCAGCTTACCAGTTTTTCTCCAGACACAGAGAGCCTTTTGGGTGGCTCGGGCATCCCTACTGAGGATAATACTGTCATAAAGAAACAGAGACGATACCAAGGTCATtcatcagcacaaacaaaa ACAAAAAATGTCCAGAAGATGACAGAGATGGGCCGTTATCTTGATGTCCGCGTTCAACCAGCAAGAAAA atatGTCTTAAGGAGGTGATGTccaaggaggaggtggagaactGCCCTCTCAACAGTTCGGTGCGAGTGATCAGAGTCAACAGTTTCTGCTCCTCAGATACATCCTATGGCTCTTCACCAGTCAGCTCTGATCTGGAG